One window of the Apium graveolens cultivar Ventura unplaced genomic scaffold, ASM990537v1 ctg8820, whole genome shotgun sequence genome contains the following:
- the LOC141705351 gene encoding zinc finger protein GAI-ASSOCIATED FACTOR 1-like, translating into MASSATLSVMASSALPSTAERKQQKRRGINSSPDAEIVALSPKTLLATDRFSCDVCGKGFPREQNLQLHRRRHNLPGKLKQKTSHEIRKKVFICPEMGCVHHDPSRALGDITGIKKHFSRKHCQKKFSCHKCNKKYAVDSDLKAHNKICGTKKYKCECGTTFPT; encoded by the exons ATGGCTTCATCTGCAACTTTATCTGTTATGGCTTCTTCTGCCTTACCAAGTACTGCTGAGAGAAAACAGCAAAAACGTCGAGGAATTAATTCAA GCCCAGATGCTGAAATTGTCGCACTCTCACCCAAAACTCTGTTGGCGACAGATAGGTTTTCGTGTGATGTGTGTGGGAAGGGTTTTCCAAGGGAGCAGAACTTGCAGCTCCATAGAAGGAGACACAATTTGCCAgggaagctcaaacaaaagacaagccatgaaatccggaaaAAGGTTTTCATTTGCCCTGAAATGGGTTGTGTCCATCACGATCCATCAAGGGCCCTTGGAGATATTACCGGAATCAAGAAACACTTTTCTAGAAAACATTGCCAAAAGAAATTTAGCTGCCATAAATGTAACAAGAAGTATGCCGTAGACtctgacttgaaggcccataataAGATTTGTGGTACTAAAAAATATAAATGTGAATGTGGAACTACCTTTCCCACGTGA
- the LOC141705352 gene encoding secreted RxLR effector protein 161-like, whose product MGECRPTKYPMETSIQLDKDEKGKVIDATQFKSIVGGLRYLVHTRPDIAYAVGIISRYTERPTVLHQAAVKRILHYIKGTTNYGLIYLKGTGNHLLKGYSDSDIAGSTEDMRSTGAMVFYLNDNLITWVSQKQRCVALSSCEAEFMAATAAACQAVWLRNLLIQITGVEHGPVIIYVDNKSAIDLAKNPVFQGRSKHIDIRYHFNRECVERGEIKVKYMITNEQRADVLTKAMATVKFEHMRALLGIQCLQKHA is encoded by the coding sequence ATGGGAGAGTGTAGACCAACGAAATATCCAATGGAAACTTCAATCCAGCTAGACAAAGACGAGAAGGGTAAAGTTATAGATGCCACTCAATTCAAGAGTATTGTGGGTGGGTTACGTTACTTGGTCCATACCCGGCCGGATATAGCCTATGCAGTTGGAATTATAAGTAGATATACGGAACGACCCACAGTTCTTCATCAAGCAGCGGTGAAGCGGATTCTACATTACATTAAAGGGACTACAAACTACGGCTTAATTTACTTGAAAGGAACAGGTAATCATCTGTTGAAAGGATACTCAGATAGTGATATTGCTGGGAGCACCGAGGACATGAGGAGTACTGGAGCAATGGTTTTTTACTTAAACGATAATCTGATTACTTGGGTTTCTCAGAAGCAGCGATGTGTGGCCCTTTCTTCCTGCGAAGCTGAGTTCATGGCAGCTACAGCTGCAGCCTGTCAAGCGGTTTGGTTGAGAAATTTGTTGATTCAGATAACAGGAGTGGAACATGGTCCAGTGATCATCTATGTGGATAATAAGTCAGCTATCGATCTTGCAAAGAACCCAGTTTTTCAAGGTAGAAGTAAACATATCGACATTCGATATCATTTTAATCGTGAGTGTGTTGAACGTGGGGAGATTAAAGTCAAATATATGATTACGAATGAGCAGCGTGCAGATGTACTCACAAAAGCTATGGCAACGGTGAAATTCGAACATATGAGGGCTTTACTTGGAATTCAGTGTCTGCAGAAACATGCTTAG
- the LOC141705354 gene encoding uncharacterized protein LOC141705354, translated as MAMETNKSKESTLGLNYPMLTKSNYTAWSLKMKVFMEAHGVWEAIVPKDPKAAVEEKKDKLALAAIYQSIPDDMLLTVAEKTTAKRTWEALKTMCLGADRVKQAKVQTMKAEFEALQMKDVEALDDFCMRLNALVIKIRELGEDMAESYVVKKLLRAMPPKFLQITSTIEQFGDLEVMTIEETIGSLKAHEERLK; from the coding sequence ATGGCTATGGAGACGAACAAAAGCAAGGAGAGTACATTGGGACTGAACTACCCGATGTTGACAAAAAGTAACTACACTGCGTGGTCATTAAAGATGAAAGTCTTTATGGAAGCACATGGTGTTTGGGAAGCTATTGTACCGAAGGACCCTAAAGCTGCTGtagaagagaagaaagataaacTGGCTTTAGCAGCAATATATCAAAGTATTCCAGATGATATGTTGCTCACTGTTGCAGAGAAGACGACAGCTAAAAGGACTTGGGAAGCACTCAAAACAATGTGTCTGGGTGCAGATCGGGTTAAACAAGCTAAGGTGCAGACAATGAAGGCAGAGTTTGAAGCTCTGCAGATGAAAGATGTTGAGGCGTTAGATGATTTTTGTATGAGGTTGAATGCCCTGGTTATTAAGATACGTGAGTTGGGAGAGGACATGGCTGAGTCGTATGTGGTTAAGAAACTGTTGAGAGCCATGCCTCCAAAATTTCTCCAAATTACATCGACAATCGAACAATTTGGAGATCTTGAAGTCATGACAATTGAAGAAACAATTGGGTCCCTTAAGGCCCATGAAGAACGTCTAAAATGA